In the Quercus lobata isolate SW786 chromosome 5, ValleyOak3.0 Primary Assembly, whole genome shotgun sequence genome, one interval contains:
- the LOC115991873 gene encoding protein PYRICULARIA ORYZAE RESISTANCE 21-like yields MAEEKKTTFMWIKVDLQCPRCRKKIKKLLCQIPQVQDQQYKEKENLVIIKVVCCSPEKIKQKIICRGGDTVKSIEIKEIEKTKPPPKEKNPPEKTAEKEEKPPEEEKPPPKEDTEPVSKPPVEPVCVPVRPVEFGTCCAECSEGRGGGPCIYGFGRPPPTPKPVPVPVPVPVPAYPVGFGTCCTECYEGRDGGPCHYGRPPPCYDGYYYGRPIYDSYGGGYRSCYTYVSRCEETSCTIM; encoded by the exons ATGGCGGAGGAAAAG AAAACAACATTTATGTGGATCAAGGTCGACCTTCAATGCCCTCGCTGCCGCAAGAAGATCAAGAAATTGCTTTGTCAAATCCCTC AAGTACAAGACCAACAATACAAGGAGAAGGAAAACTTGGTGATAATAAAAGTGGTATGTTGCAGTCCTGAAAAGATAAAGCAAAAGATAATTTGCAGGGGTGGTGATACCGTTAAGAGCATTGAGATCAAAGAGATTGAGAAGACCAAGCCACCACCTAAGGAGAAGAACCCACCAGAAAAAACTGCTGAGAAGGAGGAGAAGCCACCTGAGGAGGAGAAACCACCACCAAAAGAAGATACTGAACCGGTTTCAAAGCCTCCTGTTGAACCGGTTTGTGTGCCTGTACGGCCGGTTGAATTTGGGACGTGTTGTGCGGAATGTTCTGAGGGTCGTGGTGGGGGGCCATGCATTTATGGTTTTGGTAGGccaccaccaacaccaaaaCCGGTTCCAGTGCCGGTTCCGGTACCTGTACCGGCTTACCCGGTTGGGTTTGGGACGTGTTGTACGGAATGCTATGAGGGTCGTGATGGGGGGCCATGCCATTATGGTAGGCCACCCCCATGTTATGATGGCTACTATTATGGAAGGCCCATTTATGATAGTTATGGTGGCGGGTATCGGAGTTGTTATACTTATGTGAGTCGATGTGAAGAAACTTCATGCACCATCATGTAA